The following coding sequences lie in one Benincasa hispida cultivar B227 chromosome 6, ASM972705v1, whole genome shotgun sequence genomic window:
- the LOC120080029 gene encoding ethylene-responsive transcription factor ERF039-like — MADATVPETDSGGANSSSSSSSSSSTSCSISPSSKLRLKRDRESSNNSRHPSYRGVRMRAWGKWVSEIREPKKKSRIWLGTFATPDMAARAHDVAALTIKGNSAILNFPELAASLPRPASSSPRDVQSAAALAASMQLPDVISSPPPPPPPPSSPPFSSSPELDESTPEELSEIVELPSLGTGYEKSVESVTEFVFDEWQYSYGPWDQENKSSKEEEEEAYEYFIDQMAMAERECVIPTALFQPLPFSW; from the coding sequence ATGGCCGACGCCACCGTGCCGGAGACCGACTCCGGTGGTGCCAATTCctcgtcttcctcctcctcctcctcctccactTCATGTTCCATCTCACCCTCATCGAAACTTCGGCTGAAGCGTGATCGAGAAAGTAGCAACAATAGTCGCCACCCAAGTTACCGCGGCGTCCGAATGAGGGCGTGGGGCAAATGGGTGTCGGAAATTCGAGAGCCGAAGAAGAAGAGTCGGATCTGGCTCGGCACATTCGCCACGCCGGATATGGCGGCACGTGCTCACGACGTAGCTGCCCTCACTATCAAAGGCAATTCCGCCATCCTCAATTTTCCTGAACTCGCCGCCTCATTACCTCGCCCCGCCTCCTCGTCCCCTCGTGACGTTCAATCCGCCGCCGCTCTTGCCGCTTCAATGCAACTTCCTGACGTCATCTCATCTCCACCGCCACCGCCACCACCACCCTCATCGCCTCCTTTTTCGTCGTCGCCCGAGTTGGACGAGTCGACGCCGGAGGAACTAAGTGAAATTGTGGAGTTGCCGAGTTTGGGAACGGGGTACGAGAAATCGGTCGAATCGGTGACCGAGTTCGTGTTTGACGAGTGGCAATATAGCTATGGGCCATGGGATCAAGAAAATAAAAgctcaaaagaagaagaagaagaagcttaTGAGTACTTTATAGATCAAATGGCAATGGCGGAAAGAGAGTGTGTGATTCCCACTGCATTATTTCAACCTTTACCTTTCTCGTGGTAA